Proteins encoded within one genomic window of Humulus lupulus chromosome 1, drHumLupu1.1, whole genome shotgun sequence:
- the LOC133808025 gene encoding BTB/POZ domain-containing protein NPY4-like → MKFMKLGSKPDSFQTDGDNIRYVATELATDIVVNVGSVKFYLHKFPLLSKSSRLQKMVANTNEDNTDEINIHDIPGGPAAFEICTKFCYGMTVTLNAYNVVAARCAAEYLEMYETVEKGNLIYKIEVFLNSSIFRSWKDSIIVLQTTKSLFPWSEELKVISHCLDSVASKACIETSRVEWSYTYNRKKLPSENDPLWNGARKLPTVPRDWWVEDLCELQLDLYKRVITTIKAKGKISSDIIGEALHAYALRRLPGFSKGVIQGGDVLKCRLAVETIVRLLPSEKGSVPCTFLLKLLRATISLECGEVERHDLMRRISQQLEEATVADLLIRSPTEETTIYDVDIVQSLVEDFLTRDQTASIDPLIENEFHEIRSPRYSSEASKVSVAKLIDGYLAEIARDPNLPLSKFVSLAEMVSSFSRPSHDGIYRAIDMFLKEHPGISKSERKRICKLMDCRKLSAEACMHAVQNERLPLRSVVQVLFFEQVRAATTAGNRTPDLPGSIRALLPASGSHGSSRSNTTNTEEDWDAVPTAEDIKAIKGELATLRLGTGDHGGVGSNRNCSDGTKMIVAERTASNKKGLIMSKKIFSKLWSSKDRSGSGDISSSETSESPGSTNAEETKSSTPSARSGRHSVS, encoded by the exons ATGAAGTTTATGAAACTTGGATCTAAGCCTGATTCTTTTCAGACTGATGGAGACAATATTAG GTATGTGGCAACAGAGTTGGCAACTGACATAGTTGTTAATGTTGGAAGCGTGAAGTTCTATCTGCACAAG TTTCCCCTGTTGTCGAAGAGTTCCCGCTTGCAGAAAATGGTTGCCAATACAAATGAAGACAACACTGACGAGATTAACATTCATGATATTCCAGGCGGTCCTGCTGCTTTTGAGATATGCACAAAGTTCTGCTATGGTATGACAGTAACACTGAATGCGTATAATGTGGTTGCAGCTCGATGTGCAGCAGAGTACCTTGAGATGTACGAAACTGTTGAGAAAGGAAATCTTATATACAAGATTGAAGTATTCCTCAACTCCAGCATATTTAGGAGTTGGAAAGACTCAATCATTGTTCTTCAGACTACAAAGTCTCTTTTCCCATGGTCTGAGGAACTTAAAGTTATCAGCCATTGTCTTGACTCCGTTGCTTCCAAGGCTTGCATTGAAACTTCCAGGGTGGAGTGGTCTTATACCTATAACAGAAAGAAGCTCCCATCTGAGAATGACCCTCTATGGAATGGTGCGAGAAAACTACCGACAGTTCCAAGGGACTGGTGGGTAGAAGATCTTTGCGAGCTTCAACTTGATCTGTACAAGCGAGTCATAACAACGATTAAGGCAAAAGGAAAGATATCCAGTGACATAATTGGAGAAGCTTTACATGCTTATGCTCTCAGAAGACTTCCAGGTTTTAGCAAGGGTGTGATTCAAGGTGGTGATGTCTTGAAGTGCCGATTAGCGGTGGAGACCATTGTAAGGCTGTTGCCCTCAGAGAAGGGCAGTGTCCCCTGCACTTTTTTGCTCAAGTTACTAAGAGCAACCATCTCATTAGAATGTGGGGAAGTTGAAAGGCATGATCTCATGAGAAGAATCAGCCAGCAGCTTGAAGAGGCTACAGTGGCAGATCTTTTAATTCGATCCCCCACTGAGGAGACAACCATTTACGATGTTGATATAGTGCAAAGCCTGGTTGAAGATTTTTTGACACGTGATCAGACTGCTTCAATTGATCCTCTTATAGAAAATGAGTTCCATGAGATTAGAAGCCCAAGATATAGCTCAGAAGCTTCCAAGGTTTCAGTAGCGAAACTTATTGATGGTTATCTTGCTGAAATAGCTCGCGACCCTAACTTACCTCTGTCAAAGTTTGTAAGTCTTGCTGAAATGGTCTCCAGCTTCTCAAGACCATCTCACGATGGAATTTATCGTGCCATTGACATGTTTCTCAAG GAGCATCCCGGGATCAGCAAGAGCGAGCGAAAGAGAATATGCAAATTGATGGACTGCAGGAAGTTATCAGCAGAGGCCTGCATGCACGCAGTGCAAAATGAGCGGCTGCCACTTAGAAGCGTGGTTCAAGTCCTTTTCTTTGAGCAGGTTCGAGCTGCTACAACAGCCGGAAACAGAACGCCAGACTTACCAGGATCCATCCGAGCCTTACTCCCTGCTAGTGGATCCCATGGAAGCTCCAGGTCAAATACCACCAATACAGAAGAGGACTGGGATGCTGTGCCAACGGCTGAGGATATCAAGGCCATAAAAGGGGAACTTGCTACTCTAAGGCTGGGAACTGGTGATCATGGTGGAGTTGGAAGTAACAGGAATTGTAGTGATGGGACCAAAATGATCGTTGCAGAGAGAACTGCATCAAATAAGAAAGGTTTGATCATGTCAAAGAAAATCTTCTCTAAACTCTGGTCGAGCAAAGACCGTAGTGGCTCTGGCGATATCAGTAGCTCGGAGACTTCAGAGAGCCCGGGTTCTACAAATGCAGAGGAGACCAAATCTAGTACTCCCTCGGCCAGAAGTGGGAGGCATTCAGTATCATAA